From Pseudomonas sp. StFLB209, a single genomic window includes:
- a CDS encoding response regulator, translating into MHDLQTEDIKAPDENSAMVLLVDDQAMIGEAVRRGLANEELIDFHFCADPHQAIAQAVQIKPTVILQDLVMPGLDGLTLVREYRNNPLTKDIPIIVLSTKEDPLIKSAAFAAGANDYLVKLPDTIELVARIRYHSRSYLTLLQRDEAYRALRVSQQQLLDTNLVLQRLMNSDGLTGLSNRRHFDEYLELEWRRATREQSQLSLMMIDVDYFKAYNDSFGHLEGDEALRQVAKAIRANCSRPSDLPARYGGEEFAMVLPNTTPGGARLLAEKLRQSVASMNIPHIAPAPGSHLTVSIGIATVIPQPGGNSRQLILDADKGLYAAKHNGRNQVQVGGA; encoded by the coding sequence ATGCATGACTTGCAGACAGAAGATATCAAGGCTCCGGACGAAAACTCCGCCATGGTCCTGTTGGTCGATGACCAGGCCATGATCGGCGAGGCGGTACGTCGCGGCCTGGCCAATGAAGAGCTGATCGACTTCCATTTCTGTGCCGACCCGCATCAGGCTATTGCCCAGGCGGTGCAGATCAAACCCACGGTGATCCTTCAGGACCTGGTGATGCCGGGCCTGGACGGCCTGACCCTGGTGCGTGAGTACCGCAACAACCCGTTGACCAAGGACATCCCGATCATCGTCCTGTCGACCAAGGAGGACCCGCTGATCAAGAGCGCGGCCTTCGCGGCCGGGGCCAACGATTACCTGGTCAAGTTGCCCGATACCATCGAACTGGTGGCGCGCATCCGCTACCACTCGCGTTCCTACCTGACCCTGTTGCAGCGCGACGAGGCCTACCGCGCCTTGCGGGTCAGCCAGCAGCAACTGCTCGACACCAACCTGGTACTGCAGCGGCTGATGAACTCCGACGGCCTGACCGGGCTGTCCAACCGTCGTCACTTCGACGAATACCTGGAGCTGGAGTGGCGCCGCGCCACCCGCGAGCAAAGCCAGCTGTCACTGATGATGATCGATGTGGACTATTTCAAGGCCTACAACGACAGCTTTGGCCATCTGGAAGGTGACGAAGCCCTGCGCCAGGTGGCCAAGGCAATCCGTGCCAACTGCAGCCGTCCCTCGGACCTGCCGGCCCGCTACGGCGGCGAAGAATTCGCCATGGTATTGCCCAACACCACCCCCGGCGGCGCCCGATTGCTGGCCGAAAAACTGCGCCAGAGCGTCGCCAGCATGAACATCCCGCACATTGCACCGGCACCGGGTTCACACCTGACGGTCAGCATCGGCATCGCCACCGTGATCCCACAGCCCGGCGGCAACAGCCGACAGTTGATTCTGGACGCTGACAAGGGGCTGTATGCGGCCAAGCATAATGGGCGTAATCAGGTGCAGGTGGGCGGGGCCTGA